From one Orcinus orca chromosome 10, mOrcOrc1.1, whole genome shotgun sequence genomic stretch:
- the TMEM217B gene encoding putative transmembrane protein 217B, which produces MNDKKFSFMMGIFCILNTIQFLIFEVNEVAYIGYEDNFSIYKETKSELVSWVTTYKKHINICLSTITLMVSSLFLYCIHISNYVGLLCYTMWIITYELLSFSVVLLTNGTIKEQFKELRYLHLIFQVSRMILHFFCLSFVTKYAYSLYKDLKALSKTGRRKRSSVGTVDSWSPVGLGTLSHKLN; this is translated from the coding sequence ATGAATGACAAGAAGTTCTCCTTCATGATGGGCATCTTCTGTATCCTCAACACCATCCAGTTCCTCATCTTTGAAGTGAACGAGGTTGCATACATCGGCTACGAGGACAACTTCAGCATCTACAAGGAGACAAAGTCTGAGCTAGTCTCTTGGGTCACGACCTACAAGAAGCACATCAACATCTGCCTATCCACCATCACCCTCATGGTCAGCTCCTTGTTCCTCTATTGCATCCACATCAGCAACTACGTGGGGCTGCTGTGTTACACCATGTGGATCATCACCTATGAGCTCCTCAGCTTCTCCGTGGTCCTGCTCACCAACGGGACCATCAAAGAGCAGTTCAAGGAGCTGAGGTACTTGCACTTGATTTTCCAGGTCTCCCGAATGATCCTGCACTTCTTCTGTCTGTCCTTCGTCACCAAGTATGCGTACTCCCTTTACAAGGACCTCAAGGCTTTAAGCAAGACAGGCCGCCGCAAACGCTCCTCTGTCGGTACAGTTGACTCGTGGTCACCTGTCGGGCTGGGAACCTTGTCCCACAAGTTAAACTAA
- the TMEM217 gene encoding transmembrane protein 217, with translation MLFVFTGGLSMRRQHWCGMTAKMGSMLSGVFTIMAIDLYLIFEQKYLRRSNCTELTPQTKSTSILIKQFMICWSLTIVFFLSFITIIICFLLLYSVYARMYKGLVIYIIWIFFYETVNIVVQTLTNDDSNIGEVRIMRWFGLVSRILVHCFWMYFVITYAYMIYENQSQGNIISYNRRISIGSEFPRRKSKIIHFTHRPL, from the coding sequence ATGTTATTTGTCTTCACAGGAGGTCTCAGCATGAGACGGCAGCACTGGTGTGGGATGACTGCCAAAATGGGCTCCATGTTATCAGGGGTCTTTACCATCATGGCCATCGACTTGTACCTCATCTTCGAACAGAAGTACTTAAGGAGAAGCAATTGCACTGAGCTTACCCCACAGACCAAGAGTACAAGTATCCTGATAAAACAGTTCATGATCTGCTGGAGTTTGACTATCGTCTTCTTCCTAtctttcatcaccatcatcatctgcTTCTTGCTCCTATACTCAGTATATGCCCGTATGTACAAGGGCCTGGTGATCTACATCATCTGGATCTTTTTCTATGAAACTGTAAACATTGTAGTACAAACGCTTACCAATGATGATTCTAACATTGGAGAGGTCAGAATCATGCGCTGGTTTGGTTTGGTGTCCCGTATATTGGTGCACTGTTTTTGGATGTACTTTGTCATCACCTATGCCTACATGATCTACGAAAATCAAAGCCAGGGCAATATCATTTCCTACAACAGACGTATTTCTATAGGCAGTGAATTCCCACGGCGGAAATCAAAGATAATACACTTTACCCACCGGCCACTATAG